In bacterium, a genomic segment contains:
- a CDS encoding DUF1801 domain-containing protein — translation MKASERIDQHIAGIPDWRGKVLATIRRIMLGSDPGVTEDWKWMGTPVWYCDGMVALANPHRGKVKWTFVQGANFPDAAHLFNAGLEGNAWRAIDIFEKDWLDEAALRRLVRTAIAYNRSKLKGKEAPGPAKKPSRPSARGKKGP, via the coding sequence GTGAAGGCCTCGGAGCGCATCGACCAGCACATCGCGGGGATCCCGGACTGGCGCGGCAAGGTGCTGGCCACCATCCGGAGGATCATGCTCGGGTCCGACCCCGGGGTCACCGAGGACTGGAAGTGGATGGGGACGCCCGTCTGGTACTGCGACGGGATGGTCGCGCTCGCGAACCCCCACAGGGGGAAGGTGAAGTGGACCTTCGTCCAAGGGGCGAACTTCCCGGACGCGGCCCACCTCTTCAACGCGGGGCTGGAAGGGAACGCCTGGCGCGCGATCGACATCTTCGAGAAGGACTGGCTCGACGAGGCGGCGCTCCGGCGGCTCGTCCGGACCGCTATCGCCTACAACCGTTCCAAGTTGAAGGGCAAGGAAGCCCCCGGACCGGCCAAGAAGCCGTCCCGTCCCTCGGCGCGAGGGAAGAAGGGGCCCTGA
- a CDS encoding type 1 glutamine amidotransferase domain-containing protein gives MELTGKRVAVLAEDHYENLELWYPVLRLREAGAQVTIVGPQAGESYKSKEGYPAKADISMEDARASEFDAVVIPGGFAPDRMRRHQAMLRLVREAFQAGKVVASICHAAWVPISAGIVKGKTMTCVSAVKDDVINAGANYVDKEVVVDGNLISSRTPPDLPAFCREIVKALSVAKVGART, from the coding sequence ATGGAGCTCACGGGTAAGCGGGTCGCGGTCCTCGCCGAGGATCATTACGAGAACTTGGAACTCTGGTATCCGGTGCTGCGGCTGCGGGAGGCCGGCGCTCAAGTGACGATCGTCGGCCCACAGGCGGGGGAATCGTACAAGAGCAAGGAAGGCTATCCGGCGAAGGCGGATATCTCGATGGAGGACGCCCGGGCGTCCGAGTTCGACGCCGTGGTCATCCCGGGCGGATTCGCTCCGGATCGGATGCGGCGCCACCAGGCGATGCTCCGGCTGGTGCGGGAGGCGTTCCAAGCGGGTAAGGTCGTGGCCTCGATCTGCCACGCGGCCTGGGTACCGATTTCCGCCGGGATCGTTAAGGGCAAGACGATGACCTGCGTCAGCGCCGTCAAGGACGACGTCATCAACGCCGGCGCCAACTACGTCGACAAGGAAGTGGTGGTTGACGGCAACCTGATCTCGTCGCGGACGCCCCCCGATCTCCCTGCGTTCTGCCGGGAGATCGTCAAGGCATTGAGCGTCGCGAAGGTGGGTGCAAGGACGTAG
- a CDS encoding MBL fold metallo-hydrolase — protein sequence MILQGFPVGPIGANCYIVGDEATREVFVVDPGDEADRILATLTRLGVRAKAIVNTHGHFDHIQAVDVVRRETGAPFWIHEAERETLEQGPARAKMIFGLDLPPSPVPDRWLTEGDRIAVGGVTLTVHHTPGHSQGGVCLVGDGIAFVGDTLFAGSIGRTDLPGGDLDTLLASIARVLLPLPDETTCYPGHGPETTIGDEKRTNPFLAPLMSRRQGEDRS from the coding sequence ATGATTCTCCAGGGGTTCCCCGTCGGTCCGATCGGCGCGAACTGCTATATCGTTGGGGACGAAGCCACCCGAGAAGTGTTTGTTGTCGATCCGGGAGACGAGGCGGACCGGATTCTCGCGACGCTCACGCGGCTAGGGGTCCGTGCCAAGGCGATCGTCAACACGCACGGCCACTTCGACCATATTCAGGCGGTCGATGTCGTTCGGCGTGAGACGGGTGCCCCGTTTTGGATCCACGAAGCTGAGCGCGAGACGCTGGAGCAGGGGCCGGCTCGGGCTAAAATGATCTTTGGGCTCGACCTCCCGCCCTCGCCCGTCCCCGACCGGTGGCTGACCGAGGGCGACCGGATCGCCGTTGGGGGTGTGACCCTCACCGTCCATCACACGCCGGGCCACAGCCAGGGTGGGGTGTGCCTGGTGGGGGACGGGATTGCGTTCGTCGGCGACACGCTGTTCGCCGGCAGCATCGGCCGGACGGATCTCCCCGGCGGCGACCTGGACACCTTGCTGGCCTCGATTGCCCGCGTCTTACTGCCCCTCCCCGATGAGACCACTTGCTACCCGGGCCACGGGCCCGAGACGACGATCGGCGACGAGAAGCGCACGAATCCCTTTCTCGCCCCCCTCATGTCCCGGCGGCAGGGCGAGGATCGTTCCTAA
- a CDS encoding alpha/beta hydrolase, producing MTTVAYYEGKGADPVNHRLDLFRPDGHAGTPVLLFFHGGVWQRGDKREYGNIGEAFARRGILTAIVNYRLTPSVRHPGHVQDAARAVAWAMHHAGEYGGRADRIFLSGHSAGGHLVTLLLFDPQYLRAEAVDPERLAGVIALSGVFDLTMPIDDTSEGGFAQFIYPPFGRAPKALEAASPIRHLHPTRVPLLIVVAGEDYRDMRAQSKGFADAVGRVGIAARFETVSGRGHFQLVQAIGTAGDPTTDLVTRFVSTPAAP from the coding sequence ATGACCACGGTGGCGTATTACGAAGGAAAGGGTGCCGATCCGGTCAACCACCGTCTCGATCTCTTCAGGCCCGACGGCCACGCCGGTACCCCCGTCCTCTTGTTCTTTCATGGAGGCGTCTGGCAACGAGGGGACAAGCGCGAGTACGGAAATATCGGGGAGGCGTTTGCCAGGCGGGGGATCCTCACCGCGATCGTCAACTACCGCCTCACGCCTTCCGTCCGCCACCCGGGCCACGTCCAGGATGCCGCGCGGGCCGTCGCGTGGGCGATGCACCACGCCGGGGAGTACGGGGGGCGAGCGGATCGGATCTTCCTGAGCGGGCATTCGGCCGGGGGCCACCTCGTGACGCTCCTTCTGTTCGACCCTCAATACCTGCGGGCCGAGGCCGTGGACCCCGAGCGCCTCGCGGGCGTGATTGCCCTCTCCGGCGTCTTTGACTTGACCATGCCGATCGACGACACCTCCGAGGGGGGATTCGCGCAGTTCATCTATCCGCCGTTTGGCCGCGCTCCCAAGGCGCTCGAGGCGGCCTCGCCGATCCGGCACCTGCACCCGACCCGCGTGCCGCTGTTGATCGTGGTGGCGGGAGAGGATTACCGGGACATGCGCGCGCAGTCGAAGGGGTTCGCCGACGCGGTCGGGCGCGTCGGGATCGCGGCGCGGTTCGAGACGGTTTCAGGCCGCGGGCACTTTCAGCTTGTGCAGGCGATTGGGACCGCAGGGGATCCCACCACCGACCTCGTGACACGCTTCGTCTCCACGCCGGCCGCACCGTAG